The Microcaecilia unicolor chromosome 6, aMicUni1.1, whole genome shotgun sequence genome includes a window with the following:
- the JAGN1 gene encoding protein jagunal homolog 1 encodes MASRSGPRAKGTDGSDYQHREKVASHYQMSVSMKSEIKKLIYVHVLIWLLLVAQMCVAHLKLVSHDLVAMPYQWQYPYMLSIIPSIVGLFSFPRNNISYLVISMISAGLLSIAPLIYGSMEMFPMAQQLYRHGKAYRFIFGFSAVSVMYLVMVVAVQVHAWQIYYSKKLLDSWFTSTQEKKKK; translated from the exons ATGGCATCCCGTTCAGGTCCCCGGGCAAAAGGAACAGATGGGAGTGACTATCAACATCGGGAAAAAGTAGCTTCCCATTACCAAATGAG TGTGTCTATGAAGTCAGAAATTAAGAAGCTCATTTATGTACATGTGTTGATCTGGCTGCTGCTTGTTGCTCAGATGTGTGTCGCCCACTTGAAGCTTGTGTCTCACGATTTGGTGGCCATGCCTTACCAGTGGCAGTACCCTTACATGCTCAGCATTATTCCCTCGATCGTTGGTTTATTCTCCTTTCCCCGTAATAACATCAGTTACTTGGTGATCTCCATGATCAGCGCTGGCCTGCTTTCCATTGCACCCCTTATCTACGGCAGCATGGAGATGTTTCCCATGGCACAGCAACTTTACCGCCACGGCAAGGCCTACCGCTTTATATTCGGCTTCTCTGCTGTATCAGTTATGTACCTGGTGATGGTGGTGGCAGTGCAGGTTCATGCCTGGCAAATCTACTACAGCAAGAAGCTGCTGGACTCTTGGTTCACAAGCACTcaggaaaagaagaagaaataa